The following proteins are encoded in a genomic region of Betaproteobacteria bacterium:
- a CDS encoding PEP-CTERM sorting domain-containing protein → MNTKTLPRIAALTAMLAMAGSASAATGMWDTALGPGSGNGATSATPWIASPAAGSLYAEWNFFNDSDSSTPLTIQDATPDIAAAGLGSGVAQFAETTGGAFITGGGNVYSPTVATAFTVSLPGVSGATEVWLRAATLGSLLEASATLNGVAAEAQESYSVPIPGGGFGGDEKEWYWRWTLPTAASSLQFSFASSASSVSLDQVAVYAAPVPEPGTYAMFGLGLAGLAAFARRCAKR, encoded by the coding sequence ATGAACACCAAGACTCTGCCGCGCATCGCGGCACTAACGGCAATGCTGGCGATGGCCGGCAGCGCCTCCGCGGCGACGGGAATGTGGGATACCGCGCTGGGACCGGGCAGCGGAAACGGCGCCACCAGCGCGACGCCATGGATCGCCTCCCCCGCCGCCGGCAGCCTGTACGCCGAGTGGAATTTCTTCAACGACAGCGACTCGTCGACGCCGCTCACGATCCAGGATGCCACGCCCGACATTGCGGCCGCAGGATTGGGCAGTGGTGTGGCCCAGTTCGCGGAGACGACGGGCGGTGCATTCATCACCGGCGGCGGAAACGTCTACAGCCCCACCGTGGCAACGGCCTTCACGGTGAGTCTGCCGGGTGTATCCGGAGCGACGGAGGTGTGGTTGCGCGCGGCCACTCTGGGCTCGCTCCTGGAAGCGTCCGCCACCCTCAACGGCGTGGCGGCGGAGGCGCAGGAGAGCTACAGCGTGCCGATCCCCGGAGGCGGCTTCGGCGGTGACGAGAAGGAGTGGTACTGGCGCTGGACCCTGCCCACCGCCGCCAGCTCGCTGCAGTTCTCGTTCGCCTCGTCGGCCTCGTCGGTAAGTCTGGACCAGGTCGCGGTCTATGCGGCACCGGTGCCGGAGCCCGGGACCTACGCGATGTTCGGTCTCGGACTTGCCGGCCTGGCAGCCTTCGCCCGCCGCTGCGCGAAGCGCTGA
- a CDS encoding ABC transporter substrate-binding protein translates to MRQDRRRLLAALCAAGMVSPFVAYAGPPRRVVSVGGAVTEIVYALGAGDRLVGADSTSLFPEAAQKLPRVGYMRQISAEGVLSLRPELVVATAEAGPPAVLTQIESAGVPIKRLPVRHSLESLRDNVREIAGVLGMPEAGSRLLADLEVHWSRTSRRVASFPGRPRALFILAHGGGAPMVSGAGTAADAMIGYAGAVNAVQSLEGYKPLTAEAAIASAPDVILITSQGLDETGGIDKLLARPGLSLTPAGRSRRVVAMDALYLLGFGPRLPEAVADLSERLRKS, encoded by the coding sequence ATGAGGCAGGACCGCAGACGCCTCCTCGCGGCGCTGTGCGCCGCGGGAATGGTGTCGCCATTCGTCGCATACGCAGGTCCGCCGCGCCGCGTGGTGTCGGTCGGCGGGGCAGTCACGGAGATCGTGTACGCACTCGGCGCGGGCGACCGTCTCGTCGGCGCGGACTCGACCAGCCTGTTTCCCGAGGCGGCACAGAAGCTCCCGCGGGTCGGCTACATGCGCCAGATCTCCGCCGAAGGCGTGCTGTCGCTCCGTCCGGAACTCGTGGTCGCGACGGCGGAGGCCGGGCCCCCGGCCGTGCTGACCCAGATCGAATCGGCGGGGGTGCCGATCAAGCGGCTGCCGGTGCGGCATTCGTTGGAATCGCTGCGGGACAACGTCCGCGAAATCGCGGGCGTCCTGGGCATGCCTGAAGCCGGCAGCCGTCTGCTCGCGGATCTGGAGGTGCACTGGTCGAGGACGTCCCGGCGCGTGGCGTCCTTTCCGGGCCGGCCCAGGGCGCTGTTCATCCTGGCGCATGGCGGAGGCGCTCCGATGGTCTCCGGCGCTGGCACCGCGGCGGACGCGATGATCGGATACGCCGGCGCAGTGAACGCCGTGCAGAGCCTGGAGGGCTACAAGCCGCTCACGGCGGAGGCGGCCATCGCCTCGGCACCCGACGTGATCCTCATCACGAGCCAGGGGCTGGACGAAACCGGCGGCATCGACAAGCTGCTGGCCCGGCCCGGCCTTTCGCTGACTCCTGCGGGGCGCAGCCGGCGTGTCGTCGCCATGGACGCGTTGTACCTGCTGGGTTTCGGTCCGCGGCTGCCTGAAGCGGTGGCGGATCTGTCGGAGAGGTTGCGCAAGTCGTGA
- a CDS encoding heme ABC transporter ATP-binding protein produces the protein MVLDGIDLSVRSGSLMCLLGPNGAGKSTLLRMLSGELAAGEGTVQFDARDLASWSPVALARRRAVMCQKPNAAFEFHGTEVVLLGRYPHCEGRPGRTDERIAERALADAEAAHLAWRIVTTLSGGENARVHFARALAQVAYEEDGLPRALFLDEPTASLDLAHQHALMRLARDLAHGQGLAVVAVVHDLNLAARYADEVVLLSDGRIAAAGTPRHVLTREHVKACFGVDVIAVTAAGQDAPALLVTA, from the coding sequence ATGGTGCTCGACGGCATCGATCTGTCGGTGCGCTCGGGTTCCCTCATGTGCCTCCTGGGACCGAACGGCGCGGGCAAGTCGACCTTGCTGCGCATGCTGAGCGGCGAACTGGCCGCGGGTGAAGGCACTGTGCAATTCGACGCGCGGGATCTCGCGTCGTGGTCCCCGGTTGCACTCGCCAGACGCCGGGCGGTCATGTGCCAGAAGCCCAATGCGGCCTTCGAGTTCCACGGCACCGAAGTCGTGCTGCTGGGCCGCTATCCGCACTGCGAGGGCAGGCCCGGGCGAACCGACGAGCGCATCGCGGAAAGGGCCCTGGCCGACGCGGAGGCGGCGCACCTCGCCTGGCGGATCGTGACCACGCTGTCGGGAGGCGAGAACGCCCGCGTGCATTTCGCCCGCGCGCTCGCGCAGGTGGCCTACGAGGAAGACGGGTTGCCCCGCGCGCTGTTCCTGGACGAACCCACCGCCAGCCTGGACCTCGCACACCAGCACGCGCTCATGCGGCTGGCGCGAGATCTTGCACACGGACAGGGACTGGCGGTGGTTGCCGTGGTGCACGACCTGAACCTGGCGGCCCGCTACGCCGACGAAGTCGTGCTGCTCTCCGACGGACGGATTGCCGCCGCGGGAACGCCGCGCCATGTCCTGACCCGGGAGCACGTCAAGGCGTGCTTCGGCGTCGACGTGATTGCCGTGACTGCCGCGGGACAGGATGCACCCGCATTGCTGGTGACGGCGTGA
- a CDS encoding iron ABC transporter permease has product MLFIANLSTGAFAIPAMEVVRALVAMSGLGSSLDVGAQELAVLTGIRLPRAIMAAGTGAGLALAGAVLQGLFRNPLADPGVIGISGGAAFGAAVAIVGLGYLPTGWRETLGGYALPATAFVFALITTLVVYRFGRAHGGSSVATMLLAGIGFNALALSGIGFLSFIASDEQLRNLAFWNLGSVGGATWNQLALSAVACVPAGIVLLRLAPPLDALALGFAEARHVGVDVIRLQRTVVVLSALMVGCLVASTGVIAFLGLIAPHIVRLAIGPAHSRLLPASALLGAALLLAADLAARTLFAPAELPVGILTTAAGAPFFLWLLLRSRREAFA; this is encoded by the coding sequence ATGCTGTTCATCGCGAACCTCAGCACGGGCGCCTTCGCGATTCCCGCCATGGAGGTGGTCAGGGCGCTCGTCGCGATGAGCGGCCTCGGCAGCAGCCTGGATGTCGGTGCGCAGGAACTGGCAGTGCTCACCGGCATCCGGCTGCCCCGGGCGATCATGGCGGCCGGGACCGGTGCAGGCCTTGCCCTGGCCGGCGCGGTCCTCCAGGGCCTGTTCCGCAATCCGCTCGCCGACCCTGGCGTCATCGGCATCTCCGGCGGTGCCGCCTTCGGCGCTGCGGTCGCCATCGTCGGCCTGGGCTACCTGCCGACCGGCTGGAGGGAAACGCTGGGCGGCTACGCGTTGCCTGCCACCGCTTTCGTCTTTGCCCTGATCACGACGCTCGTCGTCTACCGGTTCGGGCGGGCCCACGGCGGTTCGTCTGTCGCCACCATGCTTCTCGCGGGCATCGGATTCAACGCCCTGGCGCTGTCCGGAATCGGGTTCCTGTCTTTCATCGCATCCGACGAGCAGTTGCGCAATCTCGCTTTCTGGAACCTCGGCAGCGTCGGCGGGGCGACCTGGAACCAGCTCGCCCTGAGCGCCGTCGCGTGCGTTCCGGCAGGCATCGTCCTGCTGCGCCTCGCTCCGCCGCTGGACGCGCTGGCACTCGGATTCGCCGAAGCGCGGCACGTGGGCGTCGACGTGATCCGCCTGCAGAGGACGGTGGTGGTGCTGTCCGCGCTCATGGTGGGATGTCTCGTGGCTTCCACCGGAGTCATCGCTTTCCTGGGACTCATCGCGCCCCACATCGTCCGCCTGGCGATCGGACCGGCGCATTCCCGTCTGCTGCCTGCCTCCGCGCTGCTCGGCGCCGCGTTGCTGCTGGCCGCGGACCTTGCCGCGCGGACCCTCTTCGCTCCGGCCGAATTGCCCGTGGGCATTCTGACGACCGCGGCCGGCGCGCCGTTCTTCCTCTGGCTGCTGCTTCGCTCGCGACGGGAGGCCTTCGCGTGA